The Nitrosopumilus cobalaminigenes genome contains a region encoding:
- the panB gene encoding 3-methyl-2-oxobutanoate hydroxymethyltransferase, whose protein sequence is MHKTVQDIIKMKKEKKKISVITSYDYTLASLCDKAGIDVLLVGDSAGMVMLGYENTVPVTMDQMCMFTEAVSRARKDSLLVSDLPFMSYQASIEDAINNSGRLIKAGADAVKLEGGSIMAETISAIVDIGIPVMGHIGLQPQTTMLSEGYKVQGKTKDSAMKLIEDAKELEDAGVFSIALEMVSHEVAQIISETVSVPVIGIGSGVNCDGQVLVVQDLLGMYDKIKPKFAKRYMNLSEDIVKSLENYRSDVESGKFPTKENSFSMNEEELKKLREQLGS, encoded by the coding sequence TTGCATAAAACTGTTCAGGATATAATTAAAATGAAAAAAGAAAAGAAGAAAATTTCAGTTATAACAAGTTATGATTACACTTTAGCTTCATTATGTGATAAAGCAGGTATTGATGTACTGTTAGTAGGAGATAGTGCTGGAATGGTAATGCTAGGATATGAAAATACAGTTCCTGTAACTATGGATCAAATGTGCATGTTTACAGAAGCTGTTAGTAGAGCAAGAAAAGATTCCTTACTTGTCTCAGATTTACCTTTCATGTCATATCAAGCAAGTATTGAAGATGCCATAAATAATTCTGGTAGATTAATCAAAGCTGGTGCAGATGCAGTAAAACTTGAGGGAGGATCAATAATGGCTGAAACAATTAGTGCTATTGTAGATATAGGAATTCCAGTTATGGGGCATATTGGATTACAGCCTCAAACTACAATGTTATCAGAAGGTTACAAAGTTCAAGGTAAAACAAAAGACTCTGCAATGAAGTTAATTGAAGATGCAAAAGAGCTTGAAGATGCAGGAGTTTTCAGTATTGCTTTAGAAATGGTTAGTCATGAAGTCGCTCAAATAATTTCTGAAACAGTTAGTGTACCAGTTATAGGAATTGGTTCAGGAGTAAATTGTGATGGTCAGGTACTTGTCGTTCAAGATTTACTAGGTATGTATGACAAAATAAAACCAAAATTTGCAAAAAGATACATGAATTTGTCTGAAGATATTGTAAAATCACTTGAAAATTATCGAAGTGATGTAGAGTCTGGTAAATTTCCAACTAAAGAAAATTCATTTTCAATGAATGAGGAAGAACTAAAGAAATTACGTGAACAACTTGGTAGCTAA
- the coaBC gene encoding bifunctional phosphopantothenoylcysteine decarboxylase/phosphopantothenate--cysteine ligase CoaBC has protein sequence MVAKKKINKKDHPSLDIVSSHGVELSGKKIVLCVAGSVAAYKAIELARLLMRHGADVKCVTSNAATKLIQPEYFKWATGNEVITKLTGELEHIRLADYNQSDLVIVYPATANTLGKLANGIDDTPVSTVLTVGFGSKIPILMCLAMHASMYENSAVKKNIKFLENKIEFLSPKMIEGKAKSPEPEDVLENVLKKFGFSSKLKNKKVLMTAGPTIEYIDPVRVITNLSSGKTGSLLASELISAGAKVTLIYGPANEEPPMGAKIINVTTNKEMLDETKKELKKKYDIVIMAAAASDYTPQKTSKTKIKSDKESLVIRLKKAPKIIDQVKKLQKDALLIGFKAETNLTKNALIKSAQKKIKDSGADIIIANDIGKKYQNNTDYNQVFFVDDKKITTSGWKKKEKIVKFIRKEIEKKIK, from the coding sequence TTGGTAGCTAAAAAGAAAATTAACAAGAAAGACCATCCATCTTTGGATATAGTTAGCTCACATGGGGTTGAATTATCTGGGAAAAAAATTGTACTTTGTGTTGCAGGTAGTGTTGCAGCATACAAAGCAATAGAACTTGCAAGATTACTAATGAGACATGGTGCAGATGTCAAATGTGTAACAAGTAACGCAGCTACAAAATTAATTCAGCCAGAATATTTCAAATGGGCTACAGGAAATGAAGTGATCACAAAACTAACTGGTGAATTAGAACACATTAGATTAGCAGACTATAATCAATCAGATCTAGTAATAGTGTATCCTGCAACTGCAAATACATTAGGAAAATTAGCAAATGGGATTGATGATACACCTGTATCAACAGTATTAACAGTGGGTTTTGGTTCAAAAATTCCAATTTTGATGTGTCTTGCTATGCATGCATCAATGTATGAAAATTCAGCAGTCAAAAAAAATATTAAATTTTTAGAAAATAAAATTGAATTTCTTTCCCCTAAAATGATAGAAGGTAAGGCAAAATCACCAGAACCTGAAGATGTTTTAGAAAACGTATTAAAGAAATTTGGATTTTCATCTAAATTAAAAAATAAAAAAGTGTTAATGACTGCAGGACCTACAATAGAATACATTGATCCTGTTAGAGTGATTACAAATTTGAGTTCTGGAAAAACAGGATCACTTTTAGCATCAGAATTAATCTCTGCAGGAGCTAAAGTAACTCTAATTTATGGTCCTGCAAATGAAGAACCACCAATGGGTGCTAAGATAATCAATGTTACAACAAACAAAGAGATGCTTGATGAAACAAAAAAAGAACTAAAGAAAAAATACGATATTGTAATTATGGCAGCAGCTGCTTCAGACTATACTCCACAAAAAACATCAAAAACGAAGATAAAAAGTGACAAAGAATCACTTGTAATTAGGCTCAAAAAAGCCCCAAAAATCATTGATCAAGTAAAAAAACTGCAAAAAGATGCCCTTCTAATTGGATTCAAAGCAGAGACGAATCTAACCAAAAATGCATTAATCAAATCTGCACAAAAAAAGATCAAAGACTCTGGTGCAGATATTATTATTGCAAATGACATTGGTAAAAAATACCAAAATAATACAGATTATAATCAAGTATTTTTTGTAGATGATAAAAAAATAACTACATCTGGTTGGAAGAAAAAAGAAAAAATTGTGAAATTTATTAGAAAAGAAATTGAAAAGAAAATAAAATGA
- a CDS encoding methyltransferase domain-containing protein: MTIWNEVAPRYHKRWASEDKGPFASTKKLVDLVDIKKGNKILDVACGTGVVTKKLTQKVGKTGYVIGADTSVSAIKIAKKWNSKTSNLLFVNADAENLSFKEKFDIITCQYALFFFPNASKALKNMRKSLKESGKLGMSVHGHRDRVPYFGNILDAVTQFIPEYIPPGTPDLDRYGTKKSFRDEVKKAGFSNIIVKDFTFKYSPGNFDDYWKNYLRYVAKPIKEKLNSLDKSKRKELKEMIRENTKPHTKRNGIIQFPWEVLILTAKY; encoded by the coding sequence ATGACAATCTGGAATGAAGTTGCACCAAGATATCATAAAAGATGGGCATCTGAAGATAAAGGGCCTTTTGCAAGTACCAAAAAGTTAGTAGATTTAGTTGATATCAAAAAAGGAAACAAAATACTTGATGTTGCATGTGGGACAGGTGTTGTTACAAAAAAATTAACTCAAAAAGTTGGTAAAACTGGATATGTAATTGGTGCAGACACTTCAGTTTCTGCAATAAAGATTGCAAAAAAATGGAATAGTAAAACATCCAATCTACTTTTTGTAAATGCTGATGCTGAGAATTTATCATTTAAAGAAAAATTTGATATTATTACATGTCAATATGCTTTGTTTTTTTTTCCAAATGCCTCAAAGGCTCTAAAAAATATGAGAAAAAGTCTCAAAGAATCAGGCAAACTAGGCATGTCTGTACATGGTCATAGAGATAGAGTGCCATATTTTGGAAATATTTTAGATGCTGTTACTCAGTTTATTCCAGAGTATATTCCGCCAGGAACTCCAGACTTGGATAGATATGGCACAAAAAAATCATTTAGAGATGAGGTGAAAAAAGCAGGATTTTCAAACATTATAGTAAAAGATTTTACTTTCAAGTATAGTCCAGGGAATTTTGATGATTATTGGAAAAATTATCTCAGATATGTTGCAAAACCAATTAAAGAAAAATTAAACTCACTTGATAAATCAAAAAGAAAAGAACTCAAAGAAATGATTAGAGAAAATACAAAACCACACACAAAAAGAAATGGAATTATACAATTTCCTTGGGAAGTTTTAATTTTAACAGCAAAATACTAA
- a CDS encoding M24 family metallopeptidase: MKQRRKNLLKYAKKIDCDTLVTFEPENLFYMTGFWGEAIGLLEKNGKTTIIAPELEVGRAIEESEDCEVITAERGEGLIASVIKKIKKNSVCTDCQNHSIMMSLKKSIPKIKSSTEPFYNARIIKDEKEIQILKKASKIIDEMFQICSKKMKVGQKESELQTILMTYAMEQEMFDTGYKSTLNPLIIAGGPNGALPHAQVTNRKFKKGDLVVTDLTLRYKGYVSDATRTFALGKISSQANEAYEIVKESQRLGLKSVKPNIDCKDVDSACRKYIEEKNYGQYFIHSTGHGIGLEVHELPTVSYRSNTKLKENMAITVEPGIYIQNKFGIRIEDSLIVKERPIVMHKFTKDLVTL; the protein is encoded by the coding sequence ATGAAGCAACGTAGAAAGAATCTTCTAAAATATGCCAAAAAGATCGATTGTGATACTTTGGTAACATTTGAGCCTGAAAATCTATTTTACATGACTGGGTTTTGGGGTGAAGCAATTGGATTGCTTGAAAAAAATGGAAAAACTACCATTATTGCACCTGAGTTAGAAGTTGGAAGAGCAATAGAAGAATCTGAAGATTGTGAAGTAATTACGGCTGAACGTGGAGAAGGTCTGATCGCATCTGTAATTAAAAAAATAAAGAAAAATAGTGTTTGTACTGATTGCCAAAATCACTCTATTATGATGTCATTAAAAAAATCAATACCAAAAATAAAATCATCAACTGAACCATTTTACAATGCCCGTATCATCAAAGATGAAAAAGAAATCCAAATTCTCAAAAAAGCTTCCAAAATCATTGATGAAATGTTCCAAATTTGTTCAAAAAAGATGAAAGTTGGCCAAAAAGAATCCGAATTACAAACAATTTTGATGACATATGCAATGGAACAAGAAATGTTTGACACTGGTTACAAATCCACACTAAATCCACTAATAATTGCAGGAGGTCCTAATGGTGCACTTCCACATGCACAAGTAACAAACAGAAAATTCAAGAAAGGTGATCTTGTGGTAACTGATCTCACATTAAGATACAAAGGATATGTTTCTGATGCAACTAGAACCTTTGCACTTGGAAAAATTTCTTCACAAGCAAATGAAGCATATGAAATTGTTAAAGAATCGCAAAGGCTGGGTCTAAAATCTGTAAAACCAAATATTGATTGCAAAGATGTTGATTCTGCATGTAGAAAATACATTGAAGAAAAAAATTATGGGCAATACTTTATTCATTCAACAGGTCATGGTATTGGATTAGAAGTACATGAACTACCAACTGTTTCTTACAGAAGTAATACAAAACTAAAAGAAAATATGGCAATAACTGTAGAGCCAGGAATTTACATTCAAAATAAATTTGGAATAAGAATAGAAGATTCATTGATTGTAAAAGAAAGACCAATTGTTATGCATAAATTTACTAAAGATTTAGTTACTCTCTAG
- a CDS encoding tRNA (5-methylaminomethyl-2-thiouridylate)-methyltransferase: protein MAEEKEKKKVVALLSGGLDSQLAVRMMQEQGFDVSAVAIKTPFCDFDCGRGCGFEIRERADDLNVNLKTVYLGDEYIEMLKNPKHGIGAGFNPCVDCRTMMFDAAKKHMEDIGAEFIISGEVLGQRPMSQHAPSLHIIENESNLKGKIVRPLSAGLLPPSDAEKDGLIKRENLGMIKGRQRKIQMKMAKEYGIENPPNAGGGCLLTEPQFGIKAKDLFDHIETPTINEIDLLKIGRHFRLDEKTKFVVGRNKDENEMIKALALPGDILLEAKDYVGPVSILRGKNAKSHVEFASKVTLRYSDAPKTEHSVVSVKNGDLSEEISTECAEEESYIKFRM, encoded by the coding sequence ATGGCTGAAGAGAAAGAGAAGAAGAAAGTTGTTGCTTTACTATCTGGAGGATTAGACAGTCAACTAGCTGTAAGAATGATGCAAGAACAAGGATTTGATGTTTCAGCTGTTGCAATTAAAACTCCATTTTGTGATTTTGATTGTGGAAGAGGGTGTGGATTTGAAATTAGAGAAAGGGCAGATGATCTTAATGTGAATTTAAAAACAGTGTATCTTGGTGATGAATACATTGAGATGTTAAAGAATCCTAAACACGGAATTGGTGCTGGATTTAATCCATGTGTAGATTGTAGAACAATGATGTTTGATGCAGCAAAAAAACACATGGAAGATATTGGTGCAGAATTTATTATTTCAGGTGAAGTATTAGGTCAACGTCCAATGAGTCAACATGCACCATCATTACATATTATTGAAAATGAATCAAACTTGAAAGGAAAAATTGTTAGACCATTATCAGCTGGATTACTACCACCATCAGATGCTGAAAAAGATGGTTTGATTAAAAGAGAAAATCTTGGAATGATTAAAGGAAGACAAAGAAAAATTCAAATGAAAATGGCCAAAGAATATGGAATTGAAAATCCACCAAATGCAGGTGGCGGTTGTTTGTTAACAGAGCCACAGTTTGGAATTAAAGCTAAAGATTTGTTTGATCACATTGAAACTCCTACAATTAATGAAATTGATTTACTAAAAATTGGAAGGCACTTTAGATTAGATGAAAAAACAAAATTTGTTGTTGGAAGAAATAAAGATGAAAATGAAATGATTAAAGCATTAGCATTACCAGGAGATATTTTACTTGAGGCCAAAGATTATGTTGGACCAGTTTCAATCTTACGTGGTAAGAATGCAAAATCACATGTAGAATTTGCATCTAAAGTGACTTTAAGATATTCAGATGCACCAAAAACTGAACACAGTGTTGTTTCTGTTAAAAATGGAGATTTATCGGAAGAAATTAGTACAGAATGTGCAGAAGAAGAATCATACATTAAATTTAGAATGTAG
- the sepF gene encoding cell division protein SepF — translation MQKQENPTYLKAITIRDISDVHSIKEDIKKDMILILRVTPLAQKDVEQLRKVVEELYSIAKAEDAEIARLGEERIIVAPSSIKIWKPEYDLK, via the coding sequence ATGCAAAAACAAGAAAATCCCACATATTTGAAAGCCATCACTATTAGAGATATCAGTGATGTACATTCAATCAAAGAAGATATCAAAAAAGATATGATTTTGATTCTAAGAGTCACACCCTTAGCACAAAAAGATGTGGAGCAACTACGTAAAGTAGTAGAAGAGTTGTATTCAATTGCAAAAGCTGAAGATGCTGAAATTGCAAGATTAGGAGAGGAACGAATTATTGTTGCTCCATCCAGTATAAAGATCTGGA